From a single Bacteroidota bacterium genomic region:
- a CDS encoding T9SS type A sorting domain-containing protein produces the protein MKRYSIFVWFCLLFSNTFAQWIPTNGPRMAHPTTEIFALGPILMASSQCAPFYSTDQGDSWKVIGVSGAPSDFERNFEFLGNHYVSSGWYYRRVIVNGNAVSLDTLQQMPSSPEDVAADSSGIYAVGYEAGLMWSGTGNNFSLHATGLPRDTTFYPGGMIIRLYAFSVALNSTSVFVGTSKGVYRAPKGQLTFTPLNNGLPTEDVYALYCEDSMMVASVDSSLYRSTDSGNSWTLVPTPIQRNCRRLQQVGDTLFAALFHRGAMFSTDDGVSWTMVNATLQNETVTGFERIGGELFCATYGGLFKGVASSTLVEYNGCGVGIYSMTKTDNCIAAATRDDTYVSSDLGDHWRKIENPNNQGPAPMVVELNNQLVWGTKYTGFNTPLALFSSGDCATTLDTTIIGSGSELTFLSCDGDQAILNINFTDYWLVSDSGATFTAIQRPTPIDCQTDPILILVDSTIYATSCDNVGLLRSKDLGTTWADVSNGLSSNRVCYMERVGGRLFATFPDEIYQAVSGDSVWIPSQTGIPNNSGPFFDLEWDGQRYYVCNGRKVWASVDGIHWVDVSQGLPSGLNGHITYSGMALKDGILFVGTWGQGVWKRPISEITVANEPISPSVDLRLFPNPTSERLYWSTPESVKAFRCFNLFGQAVEAVMIDGYLDVSRWPAGVYVVQATTRTGAVLSGKVLIQR, from the coding sequence ATGAAACGATATTCCATTTTTGTCTGGTTTTGCCTACTGTTCTCCAATACATTTGCGCAATGGATCCCTACGAATGGGCCCCGTATGGCGCATCCGACAACCGAAATTTTTGCCTTGGGGCCAATTCTGATGGCCTCTTCACAGTGTGCGCCATTTTACAGCACAGATCAAGGAGATTCTTGGAAAGTGATAGGTGTGTCCGGTGCTCCCTCGGACTTTGAGCGAAATTTTGAATTTCTGGGCAATCACTATGTTAGCTCTGGATGGTATTACCGTCGCGTAATTGTCAATGGAAATGCCGTTTCGTTGGATACCTTGCAGCAGATGCCGAGCAGTCCAGAGGACGTGGCTGCGGATTCGTCAGGGATTTATGCAGTGGGCTACGAAGCTGGGTTGATGTGGAGCGGAACGGGCAATAATTTCAGCTTGCACGCTACCGGATTGCCAAGGGACACGACTTTTTATCCCGGTGGAATGATCATCCGGTTGTATGCGTTTTCGGTCGCGTTGAATTCTACGTCGGTATTCGTCGGCACGAGCAAAGGAGTTTATCGTGCTCCAAAGGGCCAACTCACCTTTACTCCTCTGAATAACGGTTTGCCCACCGAGGATGTGTATGCGCTTTATTGCGAAGATTCGATGATGGTAGCCAGCGTAGACAGCAGCCTTTATCGCTCGACAGACTCAGGGAATTCTTGGACCCTTGTTCCAACCCCCATTCAGAGAAATTGCAGACGTTTGCAGCAGGTCGGAGATACATTGTTTGCCGCACTTTTCCATAGAGGGGCGATGTTCTCAACAGATGATGGCGTAAGTTGGACTATGGTCAATGCGACGCTTCAGAATGAGACTGTGACAGGATTTGAAAGGATCGGAGGGGAGCTTTTCTGCGCCACTTATGGAGGGCTTTTCAAGGGGGTTGCGAGTTCCACTTTGGTTGAATACAATGGTTGTGGTGTAGGAATCTATTCGATGACGAAGACCGACAATTGTATCGCTGCTGCCACACGCGATGACACTTATGTTTCTTCAGACTTGGGAGACCATTGGCGCAAGATTGAGAATCCAAACAATCAAGGCCCGGCACCGATGGTCGTAGAATTAAACAATCAGCTTGTTTGGGGGACCAAGTATACTGGATTTAACACCCCACTTGCACTTTTTTCCTCCGGGGATTGTGCAACTACGCTGGATACCACAATTATTGGATCGGGTTCAGAACTTACCTTCCTTTCTTGTGATGGGGATCAAGCAATTCTCAACATTAATTTCACTGACTATTGGCTTGTTTCCGATTCAGGCGCAACGTTTACAGCAATACAACGTCCAACACCCATTGATTGCCAAACAGATCCCATCTTGATTCTTGTCGACAGCACGATTTATGCCACCTCCTGCGACAATGTTGGCTTATTGCGCAGCAAGGATCTCGGAACTACTTGGGCAGATGTCAGCAACGGTCTTTCTTCAAACCGCGTTTGTTACATGGAACGTGTAGGCGGTAGGCTGTTTGCCACTTTTCCCGATGAAATTTATCAAGCTGTAAGTGGGGACAGCGTTTGGATTCCCAGTCAAACGGGTATCCCCAATAACAGCGGTCCCTTTTTTGATCTGGAATGGGATGGGCAGCGCTATTATGTCTGCAACGGGCGCAAAGTTTGGGCATCCGTGGATGGGATTCATTGGGTGGATGTTTCGCAGGGGCTGCCTTCAGGGCTAAATGGCCATATCACCTATTCCGGAATGGCACTCAAAGACGGGATACTGTTTGTCGGCACGTGGGGGCAAGGCGTTTGGAAACGTCCAATCTCCGAAATTACGGTAGCCAATGAGCCGATTTCTCCGAGCGTCGATTTGCGTCTTTTTCCAAATCCGACAAGCGAACGGCTGTATTGGTCGACCCCGGAATCCGTAAAGGCTTTCCGCTGTTTCAATTTGTTTGGTCAAGCAGTGGAGGCAGTAATGATCGACGGTTATTTGGACGTCTCGCGATGGCCTGCGGGTGTGTATGTCGTTCAAGCAACTACCCGCACAGGCGCTGTCCTCAGCGGCAAGGTTCTGATTCAACGATAA